One part of the Vicia villosa cultivar HV-30 ecotype Madison, WI linkage group LG6, Vvil1.0, whole genome shotgun sequence genome encodes these proteins:
- the LOC131609884 gene encoding uncharacterized protein LOC131609884, which yields MAYPFSDFKYSDGLTVVGISFCTAIVCEAISWILIYRTNSYKNLRSSIDKASKKLETMKTDSNKITIKKSKTKKIDRVETSLKESSRDLSLFKFKSGGVVALVLFVVFGLLNSLFEGKVVAKLPFQPFGLVMKMSHRGLQGNDPTDCSMAFLYFLCSISIRTNLQKFLGFAPPRGAGAGLFPMPDPKTS from the coding sequence ATGGCATATCCCTTCTCAGATTTCAAGTACTCTGACGGCCTCACTGTAGTGGGTATCTCCTTCTGTACAGCTATTGTCTGTGAAGCCATCTCATGGATTCTTATTTACCGCACCAATTCTTACAAGAATCTCCGGTCCTCCATTGACAAAGCATCCAAGAAACTCGAGACTATGAAGACCGACAGCAACAAAATCACCATTAAGAAGTCCAAGACTAAAAAAATCGACCGTGTTGAGACAAGCCTCAAAGAATCTAGTCGTGACTTGTCTCTCTTCAAGTTCAAATCAGGGGGTGTGGTTGCTCTTGTTCTCTTTGTGGTATTTGGACTGCTAAATTCACTCTTCGAAGGCAAGGTAGTTGCCAAATTGCCGTTCCAGCCTTTTGGGCTTGTTATGAAGATGAGCCATCGTGGGTTGCAAGGTAATGATCCCACTGATTGTTCCATGGCATTTCTATACTTCTTGTGTTCCATTAGTATCAGAACAAATTTGCAGAAGTTCTTGGGTTTTGCACCGCCAAGGGGTGCAGGTGCTGGTCTCTTTCCAATGCCAGACCCCAAGACCAGTTGA